A genomic window from Cloacibacillus evryensis DSM 19522 includes:
- a CDS encoding DUF3795 domain-containing protein yields the protein MANMGCCGIDCDACEARRATARRDNAALAKIAAAQESEGRGSFILPSRLRCTGCLEPGEKSVSCAECAIRACALSSHIPHCGFCPDFPCDLGTAVWEAVPEYRHNLEVLRSR from the coding sequence ATGGCGAACATGGGCTGCTGCGGCATCGACTGCGACGCCTGCGAAGCGAGGCGGGCCACCGCCAGGCGCGACAACGCTGCGCTGGCTAAGATCGCCGCCGCGCAGGAGAGCGAGGGACGCGGTTCCTTCATCCTTCCGTCGCGCCTGCGCTGTACCGGATGCCTCGAGCCCGGAGAAAAGAGCGTCAGCTGCGCCGAATGCGCCATCCGCGCCTGCGCGCTTAGCAGCCACATTCCGCACTGCGGCTTCTGCCCCGATTTTCCCTGCGACCTTGGGACCGCCGTCTGGGAAGCGGTCCCGGAATATCGCCACAACCTGGAAGTCCTCCGCAGCCGGTGA
- a CDS encoding ornithine cyclodeaminase produces MLYLNAAEIRKVFSMREAIESDREAFMIQGEGLADVPVRTNFAIAEGCITSFMPAHIKKYPQAGIKIVSTYAGNHKKGMPAVSATVLLADPETGVVNALLDGTELTRMRTGAVSGLATELLANEMAEVGALFGTGGQASSQLEAVLTARPLKEVRVFDMAPDKVVDFIKRTAETAAKFGTKLVAAESPEAAVSGADIITTVTTSPQPVFDGRRVKAGAHINAVGTFMPHKRELDEYIVRRADKIFIDNREAVMSEAGEFLIPMAEGRFSEDMITGELGDLLLGRAAGRGGRDEITLMKTVGFATLDIVIAHRVYEKAVKAGVGTIL; encoded by the coding sequence ATGTTATACCTGAACGCCGCGGAGATAAGAAAGGTTTTTTCAATGAGGGAGGCCATCGAGTCGGACCGCGAGGCCTTTATGATCCAGGGAGAGGGGTTGGCCGATGTTCCGGTGAGGACGAATTTTGCGATAGCCGAGGGCTGCATCACCTCATTTATGCCGGCCCACATAAAAAAATATCCTCAGGCGGGGATCAAGATAGTCTCGACGTATGCCGGGAATCATAAAAAGGGGATGCCCGCCGTATCGGCGACGGTGCTGCTCGCCGACCCCGAAACCGGCGTGGTCAACGCGCTGCTTGACGGTACCGAGCTGACGCGCATGCGTACGGGAGCCGTCTCCGGCCTTGCCACGGAACTTTTAGCCAATGAAATGGCCGAGGTCGGCGCGCTGTTCGGTACCGGCGGACAGGCCTCCTCGCAGTTGGAGGCGGTGTTGACGGCAAGGCCGCTTAAAGAGGTGCGTGTCTTTGATATGGCGCCCGATAAAGTAGTTGATTTTATTAAACGCACGGCGGAGACCGCCGCGAAATTCGGCACGAAGCTTGTCGCCGCCGAAAGCCCGGAGGCGGCGGTGTCGGGGGCGGACATCATCACCACGGTGACGACCAGCCCGCAGCCCGTTTTTGACGGCCGCCGCGTGAAGGCCGGCGCGCATATAAACGCCGTAGGAACTTTCATGCCGCACAAACGTGAGCTTGACGAATATATCGTGAGGCGCGCGGATAAGATCTTTATCGACAACCGTGAAGCGGTCATGAGTGAGGCGGGGGAGTTTCTCATTCCGATGGCGGAGGGGCGTTTTTCGGAGGATATGATCACGGGAGAACTTGGCGATCTGCTGCTGGGCCGCGCGGCCGGACGCGGCGGCAGGGATGAGATAACGCTGATGAAGACGGTGGGGTTTGCGACGCTTGACATCGTGATCGCGCACAGGGTCTATGAAAAGGCGGTTAAAGCCGGAGTTGGAACTATACTATAA
- a CDS encoding FadR/GntR family transcriptional regulator, whose amino-acid sequence MELRRENTLSQLVLDSIQNSIRDGEFKPGELLPSEREMAERYGVGKSSIREAIKMLQVLGVVESAQGKGTYLKESIGPQILRPLLLDMMLQRSSAEELYELRLMFEQAYMPLAAAKATEDKKAAARRALDEYRELQLSHKSEAGEADRAFHSIMLEATGNQFIIKMGKLIMELCRSYISKSSEVLDNTVMENHEKLLRIFCTGDTEGLEEAVKKSLLVFRHTLDAEIDGGGTDASVKP is encoded by the coding sequence ATGGAACTGAGAAGGGAAAATACGCTCTCTCAACTCGTTTTGGACAGCATACAAAACTCGATCAGGGATGGGGAGTTCAAGCCGGGAGAACTGCTCCCGTCCGAGCGCGAGATGGCGGAGCGGTACGGCGTGGGAAAGTCTAGCATACGAGAGGCGATAAAGATGCTGCAGGTGCTCGGTGTCGTTGAGTCGGCGCAGGGAAAGGGCACCTATCTGAAAGAATCCATCGGCCCGCAGATACTGCGTCCGCTGCTTCTGGACATGATGCTCCAGCGGTCAAGCGCAGAGGAGCTTTATGAGCTCCGGCTGATGTTTGAACAGGCCTACATGCCGCTCGCCGCCGCCAAGGCCACGGAGGATAAAAAGGCAGCGGCGCGGCGCGCGCTCGACGAATACCGGGAGCTTCAGCTGTCCCACAAGTCGGAGGCGGGAGAAGCGGACAGGGCTTTCCACAGCATAATGCTCGAAGCGACGGGCAACCAGTTCATAATCAAGATGGGCAAGCTGATAATGGAGCTCTGCCGTTCTTACATCAGCAAGAGCAGCGAGGTGCTCGACAACACGGTGATGGAAAACCATGAAAAATTGCTGCGGATATTCTGCACCGGCGACACCGAAGGATTGGAAGAGGCTGTGAAAAAATCACTGCTCGTCTTCCGGCATACGCTGGACGCGGAGATCGACGGCGGCGGGACGGACGCTTCGGTCAAGCCGTAG